In a single window of the Bacillus mycoides genome:
- the spoVK gene encoding stage V sporulation protein K, with the protein MEQSMRKKNNNQINIVLNHRKKISLPASENKTVISSETTTKHEMLQRIEEEMGKLVGMDEIKKIIKEIYAWIYVNKKRQEMGLKSEKQVLHMLFRGNPGTGKTTVARMIGKLLFEMNILSKGHLVEAERADLVGEYIGHTAQKTRDLIKKAMGGILFIDEAYSLARGGEKDFGKEAIDTLVKHMEDKQHGFVLILAGYSREMNHFLSLNPGLQSRFPFIIEFADYSVNQLLEIGKRMYEEREYQLSKEAEWKFRDHLHAVKYSSQITSFSNGRYVRNIVEKSIRTQAMRLLQEDTYDKYDLIGISSMDLMLEEETHST; encoded by the coding sequence ATGGAACAATCGATGCGTAAGAAAAATAACAATCAAATTAATATTGTATTAAACCATCGAAAGAAAATTTCGTTACCGGCATCAGAAAATAAAACGGTAATTTCAAGTGAAACCACTACTAAACATGAGATGTTGCAGAGAATTGAAGAAGAGATGGGAAAGCTTGTTGGGATGGATGAAATAAAAAAGATAATAAAAGAAATTTATGCTTGGATTTATGTAAATAAAAAAAGACAAGAGATGGGGTTGAAATCTGAGAAGCAAGTGCTTCACATGTTATTTAGGGGGAATCCCGGTACTGGGAAGACAACCGTTGCTAGAATGATAGGGAAATTGTTGTTTGAGATGAATATTTTATCGAAGGGGCATTTAGTTGAAGCAGAACGTGCTGATCTTGTGGGGGAGTATATCGGTCATACAGCGCAAAAGACGAGAGATTTAATAAAAAAGGCCATGGGAGGTATTTTGTTTATTGATGAGGCGTATTCTTTAGCGCGGGGGGGAGAGAAGGATTTTGGGAAGGAAGCTATTGATACACTTGTGAAGCATATGGAAGATAAGCAGCACGGTTTTGTATTAATTTTAGCTGGATATTCAAGAGAGATGAATCATTTTCTTTCATTAAATCCAGGGTTACAATCTCGTTTTCCATTTATTATTGAATTTGCGGATTACTCGGTAAATCAGCTGTTGGAAATTGGAAAGAGAATGTATGAGGAGCGTGAATATCAGTTATCTAAAGAAGCGGAGTGGAAATTTCGAGATCATTTACATGCGGTAAAGTATTCGTCGCAAATTACATCGTTTAGTAATGGGCGATACGTACGGAATATTGTTGAAAAATCGATTCGTACACAAGCTATGCGATTGTTACAAGAGGATACGTATGATAAATATGATTTAATTGGGATATCAAGTATGGATTTAATGCTTGAAGAGGAGACGCACAGTACGTAA
- a CDS encoding trimeric intracellular cation channel family protein — translation MAWEIFSIIGTIAFALSGAIVAMEEDYDIFGVYILGMATAFGGGALRNLLIGYPIVAFWQQDMLFQIALLSMTIIFLFPNKLIKHWKKWENITDAIGLSAFAVQGALYAQKLNLPISATIVAAVLTGIGGGIIRDLLARRKPLVLRADVYAFWTILAGFLIGAKVIVSDWALYTLFILIVCFRMVSIHYKWHLPHRRIDTKERSMHK, via the coding sequence ATGGCATGGGAGATTTTTAGCATCATAGGCACAATCGCTTTCGCACTAAGCGGAGCCATTGTTGCAATGGAAGAGGATTATGATATTTTCGGGGTATATATTTTAGGAATGGCAACCGCATTTGGGGGAGGTGCCCTTCGTAATTTATTAATCGGTTATCCAATCGTCGCGTTTTGGCAACAAGACATGTTATTCCAAATCGCACTATTATCAATGACGATCATTTTTCTTTTTCCTAATAAATTAATTAAGCATTGGAAAAAGTGGGAAAACATCACAGATGCCATCGGCTTATCAGCGTTCGCCGTACAAGGAGCTCTATACGCCCAAAAATTAAATTTACCAATTAGCGCTACAATTGTAGCTGCTGTTTTAACTGGCATTGGCGGCGGTATTATTCGTGATCTTTTAGCACGTAGAAAACCTCTCGTCCTTCGAGCTGATGTATATGCGTTTTGGACGATTTTAGCCGGTTTTTTGATTGGCGCTAAAGTCATCGTTAGCGATTGGGCTCTATACACCTTATTCATTTTAATTGTTTGCTTCCGCATGGTTTCTATTCATTACAAATGGCATTTACCGCATAGACGCATCGATACAAAGGAGCGCTCAATGCATAAATAG
- the hflX gene encoding GTPase HflX gives MEEKEKIILVGCQLPQDDDEKFMHSMKELASLAKTARAEVLVSTTQKRPKFHPATYIGKGKLEELAALTEELEPAVIVFNNELTPSQIRNLSSVLDARVIDRTQLILDIFAQRAKSREGKLQVELAQLQYTMPRLMGQGLALSRLGGGIGTRGPGETKLETDRRHIRSRIDEIKRQLAVVVEHRKRYRERRKDNKVFQVALIGYTNAGKSTLFNRLTEADTFEENLLFATLDPTTRKMPLPSGYTVLLTDTVGFIQDLPTSLIAAFRSTLEEAGEADVILHVVDSADPNYVGHEQTVKQLLSDLEINRIPIITLYNKKDKLHQNFIPFPKSDFLMTSAFEESDLLRIKEALETKMKEEMDDYQVEIPPSEGRLLTLLKTETILTKMEFLEDKFVYDCTGYIFAHSSLKGQLKRFLVEEGENNV, from the coding sequence ATGGAAGAAAAAGAAAAAATCATATTAGTTGGCTGTCAATTGCCACAAGATGATGATGAAAAATTTATGCATTCCATGAAAGAGCTTGCATCGCTAGCGAAAACTGCGCGAGCGGAAGTGTTAGTATCAACGACGCAAAAGCGCCCGAAGTTTCATCCGGCGACTTATATAGGAAAAGGTAAACTAGAAGAGCTTGCAGCGTTGACGGAAGAATTAGAACCAGCTGTTATTGTTTTTAATAATGAGTTAACACCAAGTCAAATTCGGAATTTATCTTCAGTATTAGATGCGAGAGTGATTGACCGAACGCAGTTAATACTAGATATTTTTGCGCAACGTGCGAAATCGAGAGAGGGTAAGCTTCAAGTAGAATTAGCTCAATTGCAATATACAATGCCGCGCCTTATGGGACAAGGTCTTGCTTTATCGCGTCTTGGTGGTGGAATTGGTACAAGGGGACCAGGAGAGACGAAGCTTGAGACAGATCGTCGTCATATTCGATCTCGTATTGATGAAATAAAGAGACAACTTGCGGTTGTTGTGGAGCATCGAAAGAGATATCGTGAGAGAAGAAAAGATAATAAAGTGTTTCAAGTTGCGTTAATTGGGTATACAAATGCAGGAAAATCTACGTTGTTTAATAGATTAACGGAAGCTGATACGTTTGAAGAAAACTTATTGTTTGCAACGCTAGATCCGACGACGAGAAAGATGCCGTTACCTTCTGGTTATACAGTGCTTTTGACTGATACGGTTGGTTTTATACAAGATTTACCTACGTCACTAATTGCTGCTTTTCGATCTACGTTAGAAGAAGCTGGGGAAGCGGATGTTATTTTACATGTTGTTGATTCTGCAGATCCTAATTATGTAGGGCATGAGCAGACAGTAAAACAATTATTGTCGGACCTTGAAATTAATCGTATTCCTATTATTACGTTATATAATAAAAAAGATAAATTGCATCAAAACTTCATTCCATTTCCGAAAAGTGATTTCTTAATGACTAGTGCTTTTGAAGAAAGTGATTTATTGCGTATAAAAGAAGCGCTAGAAACGAAGATGAAGGAAGAAATGGATGATTATCAAGTGGAAATCCCTCCGAGTGAAGGTAGGTTATTAACGCTTTTAAAGACAGAAACAATATTAACTAAAATGGAGTTTCTAGAAGATAAATTTGTATATGATTGTACAGGGTATATATTTGCTCATTCATCGCTTAAGGGGCAATTAAAGAGATTTTTAGTGGAAGAAGGAGAAAATAATGTTTGA